A window from Brachionichthys hirsutus isolate HB-005 chromosome 4, CSIRO-AGI_Bhir_v1, whole genome shotgun sequence encodes these proteins:
- the LOC137893070 gene encoding apoptosis-inducing factor 3 has protein sequence MGGCFSKPKPVEVKVELSLLEKEKEMDGLSPNGKASPFADCRPNGALGHGSDDDSSPFPLYHKSRDYVEASVCHVKDLENGQMREVDLGSGRALLIKEHGEFSAMGHKCPHYGAPLVKGVLSKGHVRCPWHGACFNIATGDIEDFPGLDCLPTFQVRVEKEKVIIRANKQALQTQKRSKPMARCSAVINSNAGFSHVLIVGSGPAGLVCAETLRQEGFTDRIVMCTMDRHPPYDRPKLSKSLESTAEQLRLRSMEFLQDHDIELLTEKEAVAVDVKTRSVTFEDGLRMEYRKLFIATGSKPKLLNYKGTDVRNVFQLRTPEDANSIARLANNRNAVIVGTSFVGMELAAALTDKAHSVSVIGIESVPFKKALGEKVGKAIMKLFEANRVKFYMLNEVSEMIGHHGQLKEVVLKSGKVLRADVCVIGAGRVPATGFLKQSGIHMDSKGFITVSKMMQTNADGVFAGGDVVIFPFPPRNNKKVNIPHWQMAHVHGRLAALGMMGRAAEMKTVPYFWSAMFGRTVRYAGYGDGFDDVIIQGDLDELRFVGFYTRSEEVVAVASMNYDPIVSRVAEVLGSGKTIKKRDVEMFARLGKTGDISWLIDKGS, from the exons ATGGGAGGATGCTTCTCAAAACCAAAACCAG TTGAAGTTAAAGTGGAGCTCTCTctcctggaaaaagaaaaagagatggaCGGGCTGTCCCCTAACGGCAAAGCGAGTCCCTTTGCTGATTGCAGACCTAATGGGGCCCTGGGACACGGCTCGGACGACGACTCCAGCCCGTTCCCCCTCTACCACAAATCACGGGACTACGTGGAGGCCTCCGTCTGCCATGTTAAAGATCTGGAGAATGGACA GATGCGGGAGGTTGACTTGGGAAGTGGCCGAGCTTTGTTGATCAAGGAACACGGAGAGTTCTCAGCTATGGGTCACAAGTGTCCTCACTACGGAGCACCACTGGTAAAAG GTGTGTTATCGAAGGGTCACGTGCGTTGTCCTTGGCATGGGGCGTGTTTCAACATTGCAACGGGAGATATTGAAGACTTCCCTGGGCTGGACTGCCTGCCCACCTTCCAG GTCAGAGTTGAAAAGGAGAAGGTCATCATTCGCGCAAACAAGCAG GCCCTTCAGACACAAAAAAGGTCAAAGCCCATGGCCCGATGTTCAGCAGTCATCAACTCCAACGCAGGCTTCAGCCATGTTCTCATCGTTGGCTCag GTCCAGCAGGTCTGGTTTGTGCAGAGACACTGAGGCAAGAGGGCTTTACAGACCGCATCGTTATGTGCACCATGGACAGACATCCTCCTTACGACAGGCCTAAGCTGAGTAAG TCCTTAGAGagcacagcagagcagctgcggCTGCGATCCATGGAATTCCTGCAGGACCATGACATCGAACTGCTCACAGAGAAAGAG GCTGTGGCAGTAGATGTGAAAACACGATCCGTGACCTTTGAAGACGGTTTGAGGATGGAATACAGAAAACTCTTTATTGCTACAGGAAGCAA ACCCAAACTGTTGAACTACAAAGGCACGGATGTCAGGAATGTGTTTCAGCTCCGAACGCCTGAAGATGCCAACAGCATCGCAAGGCTGGCCAACAACAGGAACGCTGTGATTGTCGGAACATCGTTTGTTG GAATGGAGTTGGCTGCAGCTCTGACTGACAAGGCTCACTCGGTCTCTGTCATCGGGATCGAGTCCGTCCCCTTCAAAAAAGCACTGGGGGAGAAAGTAGGGAAAGCCATAATGAAG CTGTTTGAGGCAAACCGGGTGAAGTTCTACATGCTGAACGAGGTGTCAGAGATGATTGGCCATCATGGACAG CTGAAAGAAGTGGTGCTGAAGAGCGGTAAAGTCCTGCGGGCAGATGTGTGTGTCATCGGAGCAG gacgTGTTCCTGCAACAGGCTTCCTGAAACAGAGCGGCATCCACATGGACTCCAAGGGTTTCATCACAGTCAGCAAG ATGATGCAGACGAATGCTGATGGGGTCTTTGCTGGAGGAGATGTGGTGATCTTTCCTTTCCCGCCACGCAATAACAAGAAAGTTAACATCCCTCACTGGCAAATGGCTCATGTACATG GGAGGCTGGCGGCTCTCGGCATGATGGGCAGAGCTGCTGAGATGAAAACCGTGCCTTACTTCTGGTCAGCTATGTTTGGGAGGACCGTACGCTACGCAG gtTATGGTGATGgatttgatgatgtcattatacAAGGAGATCTAGATGAGCTGAGATTTGTGGGGTTTTACACTCG GAGTGAGGAGGTGGTTGCTGTTGCCAGCATGAACTATGATCCTATTGTGTCCCGAGTGGCAGAGGTCTTAGGCTCCGGAAAGACGATTAAGAAACGTGACGTGGA GATGTTTGCACGGCTTGGCAA GACTGGAGATATTTCTTGGTTGATTGACAAAGGGTCCTAA
- the cldn26 gene encoding putative claudin-24, whose amino-acid sequence MVFLTAKVMQRTALFVTFGGLVTSLVTTFLPFWKTMNSDLNEVENWFSGLWHTCLYTEEVGMQCKAYESVMGLPLDLQISRVLMLVSICTGGVALLAIVPGLQGVEMCAGQPGLKRRLLILGGVLSWVSGLATLTPVSIVAYTTVVEFWNQGLPDAVPRWEYGEAMFSGWFGGLALVVGGTLVFVAVCMGDFDQRPPSVSNSPQLKHRTKNYLKTEVL is encoded by the coding sequence ATGGTTTTCCTGACAGCCAAAGTCATGCAAAGGACGGCGCTCTTTGTGACATTTGGGGGCTTGGTCACTTCTCTCGTCACCACCTTCCTTCCATTCTGGAAAACAATGAACTCTGACCTAAACGAAGTGGAGAACTGGTTCTCTGGCCTGTGGCACACCTGTCTCTACACCGAGGAGGTGGGAATGCAGTGTAAGGCCTACGAGTCTGTCATGGGACTCCCACTGGACCTCCAGATCTCCAGGGTGCTCATGCTGGTGTCCATATGCACGGGAGGCGTGGCTCTGCTGGCCATCGTCCCGGGACTGCAGGGCGTGGAGATGTGCGCGGGGCAGCCCGGCCTGAAGAGAAGGCTCCTCATCCTCGGCGGCGTGCTGTCCTGGGTGTCGGGCCTCGCCACTCTGACTCCTGTCTCTATCGTAGCTTACACGACTGTGGTGGAATTCTGGAACCAAGGTCTCCCTGACGCCGTGCCACGCTGGGAGTACGGAGAGGCGATGTTTTCTGGATGGTTTGGAGGTTTGGCTCTCGTTGTCGGAGGGACCCTCGTCTTCGTAGCTGTATGCATGGGGGACTTTGACCAGAGGCCACCGAGCGTGTCCAACAGCCCCCAGTTGAAGCACAGGACCAAAAACTACCTGAAGACAGAGGTGTTGTAG